In Betta splendens chromosome 1, fBetSpl5.4, whole genome shotgun sequence, the genomic stretch AGGATCCACTTGGAGCTAAGAAACCGGACACCGTCTGATGTGAGTCGTGCTTTTTAAAACCAACCCTTAGTTTTCTGGCTAGCCTTTGCTAGCTAGCCTGCTACTTTTTCTGCTTTGCGAGTGACCTGTGTGGCTAACGTAATGGTGACCACATGGGCTTTAGAGAATGTTTCTCATTTATAACCGGCTGAAAAACACTCGCACAGCAAGGCTTGACCATCCAACGTGCTCGGCAATGGGCGTATAAGGACAACGAAATGAGAAAAGCTCTATTGAATCGTTACTTTTCAGACGGCGGTCCCCTGCTTGTTGGCATTATTGCAGTGCTTTAACCGTTTCGCAGCCTCCCCGGTCAGCGGTGCACACACGGTTCGGCTCGACTCCACCGTGGTGCCACAATTAACAAACTTCTTTTTAGGGGGAGAACACGGGCGAATGCGACTCCGGTGCCGCGTTTGGCATCCACAGAGCGGTACATTCTACACAGACCTTGTGGAAGCCATGTTTGCTGCTAGCATAACTGCTAAACTGCtctcttttattttaatatcgGCACGGATGCACTTTACAACTTAGGCGTTCGTGCTGGACGAGTTTTGTAACGTGTAAACGAAGCTGCGATGGAAATGTGCGTAGATCACAGTATTAGTGGGGGCGGTTGAGCAGCGACAACAAAAAAAGCACTTGGCTACTTGGTTGATCCATACATCAAGCCACGGTTACTCCAGCCTCCGCGGCTCGCGTCCCCGCTAGCTACAGCCAACAGCCTCTTATTGCTCTTACCGTGGTGCGTTTGGAGCCatgtttgagctgctggaagTTTTTAAAGGGAGTGTGCAGCTGTTGGTGCCTTAAAATTAGCCGCACACTTGTCCAGTAGCCACGTTCGCGTTTCACACCCCGACACCCGCGCTGCTCTAACTTTAAATGTTGTTTGGGAGTTTAATGAAAACCTGGTAGAAATCATCCCGATCGCTaacttggtgttttttttttgttcccgCCATATTACCCCAGTCGCTACAGCGGGcaaagacaataaaaatgtacCCAGTTCTGCGCTTTAAAGCGTCTCATAATTAATGGAATTATCCGCTAAAGCTCACAAACGTTATTTGCTACTAAACGGGTCGATTCGCGGACTAGCGGCTCCAGGAGCCGAGCCAGCCCGCATCAACGACACGGACACCCGTACGCCGCGCTTCATGCGTGGGCAGCCAAAAACTCGACGCTCGGCTCTTCCTCTCGGCTCatgcatggaaaaaaaaacatttcacattGAACACCTAGTATAGGTAAATGTGTAAGTAGCGATAATTACTCTTTACACACTGCAGTTTTCGCCATTGGAGTGTTCGGAGAACTGCATACTGTGTCTCAGGAAGCGCCATGTTGTCATTCTGTCGTCTTTGAAGGTCTGGGAGAGAGGAACAGTCTCCATCTTTGTTTCTACTAAATTTCCGTTCTCAATATATTTCCTTCGACCTGAAAACGACGTAGCGCCCTGTAACAGACTGTCAATGTCGGCGGTTCGCCCGACGACGAGGAATACTCCAGTTCCCCCCGTGAAAGCTGGTTTATGGACGAAAGCGAGTCTTTACTTTACTAGGGGTGTATTCGCAGTCCTTTCCGCTGGCTAATGGCGGCACGCGGACCTCtagctgctgctcttcctgcaCGGCAGCGTTTAGCAGCGGCTGTGGCTAGCATGTAGCGAGCTAGCCGCAGAAATCATTGCGTTTGTCATTAGTTGGAGCATCGGCGGGCCGGGGCAGCCTCGTCTCAAACAAATTCACAAGTGTCGCCTGACGATAAACGAGGCGCACGCTGGCGCAGAGTGTTTTCGGGCGGCCACGCTGTGCCCATTGTGCGGTTTTAACTTGACAAATCGTGATGtttaacaactttttttttttttcgcaaCGTGTTTGTCCAGCAATGAATTGCGCAACCGGTGTTAACAGTCTTAAAGTTAACCCCGCCTTCTGACTTGTTTTTCCAACATTTTAAAGCAACTGCAAAATAAATTActttacacaaataaaacatccCCTGTTGAATGACGTTGAATATACTGATTTATTTGTTCTGtataaattaaaatttattaaGAAACCCCACCCATACATGATTACATGATAAATTGAAAGTATAATTTAGCAGTAAGACTAGTTTGTCTGATTCCATTACACTGTTAATCTACaatatttttctatatttcaGGTACGAGAACTTGTCCTTGACAACTGTCGATCTGTTGAAGGGAAAATCGAAGGCCTCACAGCTGAGTTTGTCAACCTGGAGTTCCTCAGTTTGATAAATGTTGGCTTAATCACCGTCTCCAATCTGCCCAAACTAGGAAAacttaaaaaggtaaaaatataTTCTTGTAAAAGTTGAAATGTCAGCTTCACTTTTACTCCTCCATGATAATGAGTGTCAGCTGCGTTATCATAATCGCCTTCCCCTCTGTTGTGTTTCAGCTGGAGTTGAGCGACAACAGAATCAGTGGTGGCCTTGATGTTTTAGCAGAGAAACTTCCCAACCTCACACATCTAAACTTGAGTGGCAACAAATTGAAAGACATCAGCACGTTGGAACCATTGGTATGTGTTAGGCGATTTGCTAGAAGCCAAATGCATACATCTTAAATAGATCACAATACATCACATACAAAGTAAATGGACATGCAGACATGCCCTTTGTCTGTTCCCGTATCTCTTGTTAACCCAGCATAGTTAGACAGGATCACATGGTACTCAAGGCTGTCCTGTATAGTTCAATTAATATCTACCTTATTCAGTATAAATGTTCATCAGGACTTACAGAGACTGTCTTTGATCAACAGAAAAAGCTGGATAACCTGAAGAGTTTGGACTTGTTCAACTGTGAAGTGACAAACCTGAATGACTACAGAGAGAGTGTGTTCAAGCTGCTGCCCCAGCTCACCTACCTGGATGGCTATGACATCGAGGACAGGGAGGCCTCTGACTCCGATGGCGAGGTGGATGGTGATGGtgtagatgatgatgaagatgaaggtaTGGGTCCCTCTTGGACTATCTTAGTGATGAAGCTTTTTGTTGGTGTGTTTTAGCCCAGATTATCTGATATCATGATCGGGTTGTGTTCATTATCATATCATGTCATGGTCCCCGTTTAATACATATTTTAATATGGTCTTATTCATTTATGTCTgttgcagagggagaggaggaagaagatgaggatggagaggaagaggactttgatgaagaggatgaggaagatgaagaggaggtagaaggagaagatgatgatgatgaggtcaGCGGAGAAGATGAGGTAAACACTTTTTTCTAAAAGCGTGGGATTTACTGAAGTTCTAATAACGAACTGTTTTCTTAACTGAATCATTTTGTTCAGGAGGAAGATTTTGGACAGGGTGGAGAAGTAGATGAAGAggacgatgatgaggatgaggacgaggatgaagatGGTATGTATCAACTTTCTAAAGAGTAATTATTAAACCATTAACACCGGGGCTAAGTAAAATAGCAGTTTGAAAATGCACTTTCACTTAGGGGCTTGTGAGTGCtcattttaaatgcaaatgctcaATTTGATTGTGTTTTAGAATTAGAATTTTAACAAAGTAAAAAATGGAAACTAGTCTAGTTAGCTAGTTTTGGTAtgcataaaaatataaaaataaaggtttattGTTTTTAGTCTCTATTTTATTAGTCTCAGGTGCAGATTTAATTAATAAGGATAATGGTAAACATTACTGATGGGGAAATTTAATTGTTAAAGcagctagaaaaaaaaagtgagaaatagaaaatgtgcgagaataaaaaaaaaggtgttgTTTAGCAACAAGACACATTAATTCCAGCAAATAGACtataaaaactataaataaatatctgCTGATGGTTATATATTCATTACTTACTGTTAGTAAATAAATAAGCCACAATTTGTTACAAACATAACTTAAACCATAAGATGGAAGTATTTCGCTCTGACTTCTCTAAAAATTATTGGTGCTGCTTTTGTCCATGTTTATTTTGAGCTGCTAATCCTGTAACATTATAACATGAAGGGGCAGCAAAACATGAGTGATCATTCTGAACTGTTCAAACATCCTTCCTAACAACCCACCAAAGGATCTACTGAATAATGCTGAGTCAGCAGTTTATGGTTATTAAAACATGAATCCCCATTTTGGATGTAGGTGTTGCTAAATGTTTAGGAAGTAAACATATTTTGAGGGATGTGAATCAGAAAATGCTATTGTTGTGTAGATGATGAAGTTGGAAGTCAAGGGATGTCAGTCAATTAACAGTACAATAACTGCAACCTTCCAAAGGTCAAGTCGTTTGTAAGTTGCATATGTTGtggtcaactttaatcattttgtttttcccGTCAGAAGCGGAGACCGGCAGAGGCGAGAAGAGAAAGCGAGCccatgatgatgaagatgaggatgacgaCGACGAAGACGACGATTAGAAGCAAAACTGAAAATGAGAGCCTACCGAGTTACCTTTTCTCCACCACAAAACCGAACATCCGCCCTCCTACAACTTGCACCGCCTTTGTAGTCCATGTCaaactccccctcccccccagcccTGAGCTCTATTAATGGGGCAAGACAGTACCGGATGGGTGGGCCGAGTGGAGCTGCCCCCCATCCCAACCCCCCCCTTTTTTCTCCCCTACGGAACTGAGAGCCACCCAGCGCCCTCCACCCCACGGCCCCCCAAGGTTCTCAGGCAGCCCACCACTCAGCATTCCACAGTTTCACTGTCGACCGACCCCTCTTTGTGTATTCCTGTGTGAGGACTTTGGGACTGGTATCTAGTTTTGGGTCTGtgcttttaatattttgttggatgaattttttttgttgttgggttatttctcattttttttttgtctttttgttttcctgttcctTATTTTTCCCAATAAAATTATTGCTATAGCAGCTGTGCAACCAGCGAGCCATGGTTTTTAGGGTGGCTGCCTGTTGCACAAATCAAGGTTGTAGCTACATTTTTACTTTCTGTatgacaaaaaacaactttgtaaataaaatgttaacattttGTGCGTTTCTGTCTTGCTTTTTCTTGAATCCCAAAGTTATCATCAGGGGTTTCATTGGTTTCATACTCGCCTGTAGTTGTGTCTACTTCTGATTGTAACTGGGTATAACCATACACAGAAGAGGCTTCCTAAGCATAAAAGGCAAGTTTGAATTTTACAAGTTAATCTGGATTCAACATGTGAACAGTAATGCAGTAGTTACTGTACCACAACACTGACATGATGCATTTGTAAAACGCATGAGTCACTCAGTTCATGTAAAAAGTGTGGCTAAAATGTTTGACACCTGGTGATGTGCTGTCAAAAGAACGGAAGTGTGTGGATAATGTTGAGCCAGTGAGTTGACTGTCAGACAATAAGTGCAATTTTTCCCAAACATAagcaaatgtgcaaaaaatTCAGTCTTTCATCAGCATAAGGAGTCCATTTATTATTGCACTTGAATGAAGTCAGAGGTTTCACAAAAACACGATTTGCAGTATGATAACAATCAATGAAGTTAAGGCCAATATATCCTGAATGTTGGTCCCTTGTTTGGGTCAGgcctacatttcccataatgcatttataagcagtttgtttttatcagGGCCATACTATCAGGCGAAACACCCATGTCTTTCAAATTCCACATGAATCACGCACGTCAGCTCAGACATAAGCCTGACGATTAGGACTACTGTGA encodes the following:
- the anp32b gene encoding acidic leucine-rich nuclear phosphoprotein 32 family member B isoform X6, translating into MDMKKRIHLELRNRTPSDVRELVLDNCRSVEGKIEGLTAEFVNLEFLSLINVGLITVSNLPKLGKLKKLELSDNRISGGLDVLAEKLPNLTHLNLSGNKLKDISTLEPLKKLDNLKSLDLFNCEVTNLNDYRESVFKLLPQLTYLDGYDIEDREASDSDGEVDGDGVDDDEDEEGEEEEDEDGEEEDFDEEDEEDEEEVEGEDDDDEVSGEDEEEDFGQGGEVDEEDDDEDEDEDEDAETGRGEKRKRAHDDEDEDDDDEDDD
- the anp32b gene encoding acidic leucine-rich nuclear phosphoprotein 32 family member B isoform X3, with amino-acid sequence MDMKKRIHLELRNRTPSDVRELVLDNCRSVEGKIEGLTAEFVNLEFLSLINVGLITVSNLPKLGKLKKLELSDNRISGGLDVLAEKLPNLTHLNLSGNKLKDISTLEPLKKLDNLKSLDLFNCEVTNLNDYRESVFKLLPQLTYLDGYDIEDREASDSDGEVDGDGVDDDEDEEGEEEEDEDGEEEDFDEEDEEDEEEVEGEDDDDEVSGEDEEEDFGQGGEVDEEDDDEDEDEDEDEAETGRGEKRKRAHDDEDEDDDDEDDD
- the anp32b gene encoding acidic leucine-rich nuclear phosphoprotein 32 family member B isoform X2: MSAVRPTTRNTPVPPVKAGLWTKVRELVLDNCRSVEGKIEGLTAEFVNLEFLSLINVGLITVSNLPKLGKLKKLELSDNRISGGLDVLAEKLPNLTHLNLSGNKLKDISTLEPLKKLDNLKSLDLFNCEVTNLNDYRESVFKLLPQLTYLDGYDIEDREASDSDGEVDGDGVDDDEDEEGEEEEDEDGEEEDFDEEDEEDEEEVEGEDDDDEVSGEDEEEDFGQGGEVDEEDDDEDEDEDEDAETGRGEKRKRAHDDEDEDDDDEDDD
- the anp32b gene encoding acidic leucine-rich nuclear phosphoprotein 32 family member B isoform X4; the encoded protein is MSAVRPTTRNTPVPPVKAGLWTKVRELVLDNCRSVEGKIEGLTAEFVNLEFLSLINVGLITVSNLPKLGKLKKLELSDNRISGGLDVLAEKLPNLTHLNLSGNKLKDISTLEPLKKLDNLKSLDLFNCEVTNLNDYRESVFKLLPQLTYLDGYDIEDREASDSDGEVDGDGVDDDEDEEGEEEEDEDGEEEDFDEEDEEDEEEVEGEDDDDEEEDFGQGGEVDEEDDDEDEDEDEDEAETGRGEKRKRAHDDEDEDDDDEDDD
- the anp32b gene encoding acidic leucine-rich nuclear phosphoprotein 32 family member B isoform X1; the encoded protein is MSAVRPTTRNTPVPPVKAGLWTKVRELVLDNCRSVEGKIEGLTAEFVNLEFLSLINVGLITVSNLPKLGKLKKLELSDNRISGGLDVLAEKLPNLTHLNLSGNKLKDISTLEPLKKLDNLKSLDLFNCEVTNLNDYRESVFKLLPQLTYLDGYDIEDREASDSDGEVDGDGVDDDEDEEGEEEEDEDGEEEDFDEEDEEDEEEVEGEDDDDEVSGEDEEEDFGQGGEVDEEDDDEDEDEDEDEAETGRGEKRKRAHDDEDEDDDDEDDD
- the anp32b gene encoding acidic leucine-rich nuclear phosphoprotein 32 family member B isoform X5, which produces MSAVRPTTRNTPVPPVKAGLWTKVRELVLDNCRSVEGKIEGLTAEFVNLEFLSLINVGLITVSNLPKLGKLKKLELSDNRISGGLDVLAEKLPNLTHLNLSGNKLKDISTLEPLKKLDNLKSLDLFNCEVTNLNDYRESVFKLLPQLTYLDGYDIEDREASDSDGEVDGDGVDDDEDEEGEEEEDEDGEEEDFDEEDEEDEEEVEGEDDDDEEEDFGQGGEVDEEDDDEDEDEDEDAETGRGEKRKRAHDDEDEDDDDEDDD